A part of Lactobacillus sp. ESL0700 genomic DNA contains:
- a CDS encoding DHH family phosphoesterase: protein MKDFLRNGFPAFIKDSRLTASVIIILALSLLGSIVAMIMNPLFGLAMVLIFILTVAFTVYGAYVLAGNANNFAVSLSYRIKRSEQEAMIKMPLGILLYDEDRQIQWVNPYLQLYLKDDDLIGRTIEAVDPDLNKLIDESLAAKTAENQTVNWDNHQFEMVVQDNLGVIYLLDITRYAQIEEKYNDELLAIGQIFIDNYDELSEAMHDQELTSMSSYVQNTLSDYAKNFNAYLKRIDEDHFLLLVHMQDLAKMEDDKFSVLDKIRQETSRNNTPLTLSIGIAFGSSSITELADQAQSNLDLALGRGGDQVVLCQPGKDARFYGGKSNPMEKRTRVRARMVSQAISELFKEADRVFVVGHANPDMDSVGSGIGVVKIAQLHDVKANFVLDVNKTNYDVGRLIVKMQQAEEDADLFIAPKDALEKVTDKSMLVMVDHSKYSITYSKELYDRLKNRIIVIDHHRRGEEFPENPMLTYVEPYASSACELVTEMIEYQQPSSGKRVLTDLEATAMLAGITVDSKEFSLRTGTRTFDAASYLRSIGASSTGVSELLKEDIDSFLERTSLVASLKIINSNMAVMCGPEKKIIDPIVTAQAADTALDLENVEASFAITRRDKDTVGISARSMGSINVQVIMEKLGGGGHLSNAATQIKDVTIEQALAKLTDAVDTYEKENE from the coding sequence ATGAAAGATTTTTTGCGTAATGGATTTCCTGCTTTTATCAAGGATTCACGGCTGACAGCTTCGGTAATTATTATTTTGGCGCTGTCGCTCTTGGGCAGCATTGTTGCCATGATTATGAATCCGTTGTTTGGTTTGGCAATGGTGCTGATTTTTATTCTTACCGTTGCCTTTACCGTCTATGGAGCGTATGTTTTGGCAGGTAATGCCAATAATTTTGCGGTTAGTCTGTCCTATCGCATTAAGCGTAGTGAACAAGAGGCAATGATTAAGATGCCGCTGGGGATTTTGCTCTATGATGAAGACAGGCAAATCCAGTGGGTCAATCCATACTTGCAGCTTTATCTAAAAGACGATGACTTAATCGGGCGAACCATTGAGGCAGTTGACCCAGATTTAAATAAGTTAATTGATGAGTCGCTGGCGGCCAAGACTGCTGAGAATCAAACAGTAAATTGGGATAATCATCAATTTGAGATGGTTGTTCAAGATAATTTAGGCGTGATTTATCTACTTGATATCACGCGTTATGCCCAGATTGAAGAAAAATACAATGATGAGTTACTGGCAATCGGGCAAATCTTCATTGATAATTATGATGAGCTAAGCGAAGCAATGCATGATCAGGAATTGACCAGCATGAGTTCGTATGTACAAAATACCTTGAGCGACTATGCTAAAAACTTTAATGCTTATCTTAAACGAATTGATGAGGATCACTTTTTATTATTGGTGCATATGCAGGATTTAGCTAAAATGGAAGATGATAAGTTTTCTGTTTTGGATAAAATCCGCCAAGAAACCAGTCGGAATAATACCCCGCTAACTTTATCAATTGGGATTGCCTTTGGCAGCAGTTCAATTACGGAATTGGCTGATCAAGCACAATCTAATCTTGATCTGGCCTTGGGCCGCGGGGGCGATCAGGTTGTCCTGTGCCAGCCGGGTAAGGATGCACGCTTTTACGGCGGAAAGTCGAACCCGATGGAGAAGCGGACACGAGTCCGGGCACGGATGGTTTCACAGGCAATTAGTGAACTGTTCAAGGAGGCTGACCGCGTATTTGTTGTTGGTCATGCCAATCCGGATATGGACTCAGTCGGTAGTGGTATCGGCGTTGTTAAAATTGCCCAGCTGCATGACGTTAAGGCTAATTTTGTTCTAGATGTTAATAAGACCAACTATGATGTTGGCCGATTAATCGTTAAGATGCAGCAGGCAGAAGAAGATGCGGACTTGTTCATTGCGCCTAAAGACGCTCTGGAAAAGGTAACAGATAAATCAATGCTGGTCATGGTAGATCATTCTAAGTACTCAATTACTTATTCTAAGGAATTGTATGACCGGTTGAAGAATCGAATTATCGTAATTGACCACCACCGCCGCGGCGAGGAATTCCCAGAAAATCCGATGTTAACGTATGTCGAGCCGTATGCTTCATCTGCGTGTGAGCTGGTGACAGAAATGATTGAGTACCAGCAGCCAAGTTCTGGTAAGCGGGTCTTAACCGACTTAGAGGCAACGGCAATGCTTGCCGGAATTACCGTTGACTCTAAAGAATTTTCACTAAGAACGGGAACCAGAACCTTTGATGCGGCGAGTTATTTGCGCTCAATCGGTGCAAGTTCAACTGGGGTCAGTGAGCTGCTCAAGGAAGATATTGATAGCTTCTTGGAGCGCACAAGTTTAGTTGCCAGCTTAAAGATTATCAACTCCAACATGGCCGTCATGTGTGGTCCAGAAAAGAAAATTATCGATCCCATTGTAACGGCGCAGGCAGCCGATACGGCACTTGACTTAGAAAACGTTGAAGCAAGTTTTGCGATTACGCGGCGTGACAAGGATACGGTTGGGATTTCTGCACGCTCGATGGGCAGTATTAACGTTCAAGTGATTATGGAAAAGCTTGGTGGCGGTGGTCATTTGTCCAATGCGGCGACGCAGATTAAGGACGTGACGATTGAACAAGCTCTTGCAAAATTGACGGATGCAGTTGATACTTATGAGAAAGAAAACGAATAA
- the rplI gene encoding 50S ribosomal protein L9 produces the protein MKVIFTQDVRGRGKRGEVKNVPDGYAQNFLIKRGLAKAATKANMHTLERVAANEQAAYEADKAEAEKVKAELEKDETVVNFKSKAGTDARLFGSISGKKIVEGLEKQFGIKIDKRKLNLPEPIKSLGYTNVPVKLFKGVEAKIRVHITEQD, from the coding sequence ATGAAGGTTATTTTTACTCAAGACGTAAGAGGCCGTGGTAAACGCGGTGAAGTTAAGAATGTTCCTGATGGCTATGCCCAAAACTTTTTGATTAAGCGCGGCCTAGCTAAGGCTGCCACTAAAGCTAATATGCACACGCTGGAACGGGTTGCTGCCAACGAGCAAGCTGCTTATGAAGCCGATAAAGCTGAAGCCGAAAAGGTTAAGGCAGAACTTGAAAAAGACGAAACAGTTGTTAACTTTAAGTCAAAGGCCGGAACAGATGCTCGGTTGTTTGGTTCTATTTCAGGTAAAAAAATTGTCGAAGGCTTGGAAAAGCAATTTGGCATTAAAATCGACAAGCGTAAATTAAACCTGCCTGAGCCGATTAAATCTTTAGGTTACACAAATGTACCTGTTAAGTTGTTTAAGGGCGTAGAAGCTAAAATTCGCGTTCATATCACCGAGCAAGATTAG